From the genome of Streptomyces sp. NBC_00659, one region includes:
- a CDS encoding thioesterase II family protein, with protein sequence MPDEQPVGLHCFAHAGAGISSFHGWRAGLGPGVSPVPHLLPGRDSRRREARVTGRGALLADLMDGLRTAPHTPYVLYGHSLGALVAYTLTRALHEAGLPGPALLAVGACPPPDTPSELADACRESDERLLRLLDTMGAVPEGADPGGFWYRSVMPVLRDDLALADSLRRAARTPVRGGPLTVPVLAVAGADDPLVRPAELADWRRWTSGPLVARTLPGDHFFVRGPELPRLLGRACRVVRRLTRAPRATAGARG encoded by the coding sequence ATGCCCGACGAACAGCCGGTGGGGCTGCACTGTTTCGCGCACGCCGGAGCCGGCATCTCCTCGTTCCACGGCTGGCGCGCCGGCCTCGGCCCCGGCGTCTCGCCCGTGCCGCACCTGCTTCCGGGCCGCGACAGCCGGCGCCGCGAAGCCCGTGTGACGGGACGCGGGGCACTGCTGGCCGACCTGATGGACGGCTTGCGGACCGCGCCGCACACGCCGTACGTGCTGTACGGGCACAGCCTCGGCGCGCTGGTCGCCTACACGCTCACCCGGGCACTGCACGAGGCCGGGCTCCCCGGCCCGGCCCTGCTCGCCGTGGGGGCCTGCCCGCCGCCCGACACCCCGTCCGAACTCGCGGACGCCTGCCGGGAGTCCGACGAACGGCTGCTGCGGCTGCTCGACACGATGGGCGCCGTGCCCGAGGGCGCCGACCCCGGCGGCTTCTGGTACCGGTCCGTGATGCCGGTACTGCGCGACGACCTGGCCCTCGCCGACAGCCTGCGCCGCGCCGCCCGCACCCCGGTGCGGGGCGGCCCGCTGACCGTGCCGGTCCTGGCCGTCGCCGGCGCGGACGATCCGCTGGTGCGGCCCGCCGAGCTGGCGGACTGGCGGCGCTGGACCTCGGGACCGCTGGTGGCCCGCACGCTGCCCGGCGACCACTTCTTCGTCCGCGGACCCGAACTGCCCCGCCTGCTCGGACGGGCCTGCCGTGTCGTACGGCGTCTGACCCGGGCTCCCCGGGCGACGGCCGGTGCGCGCGGCTGA
- a CDS encoding AfsR/SARP family transcriptional regulator has product MEIQVLGPLSADVNGVSIVPTAGKPRQILALLAFYPGRVMPVPTLMEEIWGTNMPQSAMTTMQTYILQLRRRLGTAMGPDAPGTAKEVLATRHGGYLLQVPPQSVDVHRYEQLVTAGQSAFDEGEDAQAAGLFRDALAMWQGPALVDVRVGPILEIEVMRLEESRLVIVERRIDSDLRLGRHTELIAELTDLVARHPQHEGLHSQAMVALYRSGRQATALDVYRRLRKRLIEDLGVEPSPQLQRLHQAMLTVDPALDVACGPRRTSTFNLYAA; this is encoded by the coding sequence GTGGAGATACAGGTTCTGGGTCCGTTGAGCGCCGACGTCAACGGGGTCTCAATCGTTCCGACAGCGGGCAAGCCGAGGCAGATCCTCGCTCTGCTCGCCTTCTACCCGGGCAGGGTCATGCCTGTGCCCACCCTCATGGAAGAGATCTGGGGCACCAACATGCCCCAGAGCGCCATGACCACCATGCAGACCTACATCCTGCAGCTGCGTCGCCGCCTCGGCACCGCCATGGGGCCCGACGCCCCCGGCACCGCCAAGGAGGTGCTGGCCACCCGGCACGGCGGCTATCTGCTGCAGGTCCCGCCCCAGAGCGTGGACGTGCACCGCTACGAGCAGCTGGTGACGGCCGGTCAGTCCGCGTTCGACGAGGGCGAGGACGCGCAGGCGGCCGGTCTGTTCCGGGACGCGCTGGCCATGTGGCAGGGGCCCGCACTCGTCGACGTACGGGTCGGCCCGATCCTGGAGATCGAGGTCATGCGGCTGGAGGAGAGCCGTCTGGTCATCGTCGAGCGCCGCATCGACTCCGATCTCAGGCTCGGCCGGCACACCGAGCTCATCGCCGAGCTCACCGACCTGGTCGCCCGTCATCCGCAGCACGAGGGCCTGCACTCGCAGGCCATGGTGGCGCTCTACCGCTCCGGCCGGCAGGCCACCGCGCTGGACGTCTACCGCCGGCTGCGCAAGCGGCTGATCGAAGATCTGGGCGTGGAGCCCTCGCCGCAGCTGCAGCGGCTGCACCAGGCGATGCTCACCGTCGACCCGGCGCTGGACGTGGCGTGCGGGCCGCGCCGCACCTCCACCTTCAATCTGTACGCGGCCTGA